The following proteins are co-located in the Pseudarthrobacter siccitolerans genome:
- a CDS encoding HAD family hydrolase, with protein MVPQEYESPDSGRRRGILFDVDGTLIDSSYIHTISWWGAFRQQGYDIPMASIHHFVGMGGDRLVDNLLPGDRDKSLDSEIMASHAALYASHWPALRRFDGAKELLAQCHAVGLAVALASSARNQDLEVMKSTLDADEFIDAATSANDAEESKPSPDILSAALEALGVEAADAVFVGDAVWDMKAAAALGIPAIGVTCGGVNGAELREAGAVEVYEGPRDLLDNLVASAVGRLLSPAS; from the coding sequence ATGGTGCCGCAGGAATACGAGTCCCCTGACAGCGGACGCCGCCGGGGGATTCTCTTTGACGTTGACGGCACCTTGATCGATTCCTCCTACATCCACACCATCTCCTGGTGGGGTGCCTTCCGCCAGCAGGGCTACGACATCCCGATGGCGTCGATCCACCACTTTGTGGGCATGGGCGGCGACCGGCTGGTGGACAACCTCCTGCCGGGCGATCGGGACAAGTCCCTTGATTCTGAAATCATGGCCAGCCATGCCGCTCTCTACGCCTCCCACTGGCCGGCACTGCGCAGGTTCGACGGCGCCAAGGAACTGCTGGCCCAGTGCCATGCGGTGGGTCTCGCCGTCGCGCTTGCATCCTCCGCGCGCAACCAGGACCTGGAGGTCATGAAATCCACCCTGGACGCCGACGAATTCATTGATGCCGCCACCAGTGCCAATGACGCCGAGGAAAGCAAACCTTCACCCGATATCCTTTCCGCTGCGCTGGAAGCCTTGGGCGTGGAGGCGGCGGACGCCGTGTTCGTGGGCGATGCCGTGTGGGACATGAAGGCCGCCGCCGCGCTGGGTATCCCGGCCATCGGCGTCACCTGCGGCGGGGTCAATGGCGCCGAACTTCGGGAGGCGGGTGCTGTAGAAGTCTACGAAGGGCCGCGCGACCTGCTGGATAACCTGGTTGCCAGCGCCGTGGGCCGGCTCCTGTCGCCAGCCTCCTGA
- a CDS encoding glycoside hydrolase family 15 protein produces MWQGKVMARIEDYAVVGDLHTGALVNKEGSIDWLCLPRFDSPACFNALLDTPDAGRWLLAPASGGPCTRRGYRDGSLILETEWETPDGTVRVIDFMPPRDSVADIVRIVEGVTGSVEMHSELTLRFDYGHIIPWVRKDEYGLHAIAGPDAVYFVTPAPLRGENMHTVSDFTVNAGERVPFVLTWAPSHVGRPHTVDAAEVLGTTYAYWRGWASQCTVEGQYKEAVLRSLVTLKALTYAPTGGIVAAVTTSLPEQPGGPRNWDYRYCWLRDATMTLQALLAAGYTAEAAAWRDWLLRAVAGDPSDLQIMYGIHGERRLPEMELPWLKGYENSTPVRIGNGAAEQLQLDVWGEVLDCLALTRNSLLTHSDEAWDLQIALMEHLETIWDQPDNGLWEMRGPRRHFTHSKVMAWVAADRMVKGVRDSGLPGPVERWEKLRDTIRRDVMANGFDAKRNTFVQSYGRPELDASLLLIPRVGFLPADDPRVIGTIEAIQRELTEDGFVLRYRPADSDDGLPGDEGVFLACSFWLVEALLGAGRHEESRKLFERLLDLRNDVGLLSEEWGVRLGRQLGNTPQAFSHFALVTSALELHQDTVRRSDTPIPPETAETR; encoded by the coding sequence CTGTGGCAGGGTAAGGTCATGGCGCGAATTGAAGACTATGCGGTTGTCGGTGACCTCCATACCGGGGCGCTGGTCAACAAGGAAGGCTCCATCGACTGGCTTTGCCTTCCCCGGTTCGATTCTCCTGCCTGCTTCAACGCGCTGCTGGACACACCCGACGCCGGACGGTGGCTTTTGGCGCCGGCCAGCGGCGGCCCGTGCACCCGCCGCGGCTACCGGGACGGCAGCCTGATCCTGGAAACGGAGTGGGAAACCCCGGACGGTACGGTGCGGGTCATCGACTTCATGCCGCCGCGCGACTCGGTGGCTGACATCGTCCGCATCGTCGAAGGCGTCACCGGAAGCGTGGAGATGCACAGCGAACTGACCCTCCGCTTCGATTACGGCCACATCATCCCCTGGGTGCGTAAAGACGAGTACGGCCTGCACGCGATCGCAGGTCCGGACGCCGTCTATTTTGTGACCCCGGCCCCGCTGCGCGGAGAGAACATGCACACCGTCAGCGACTTCACGGTCAATGCGGGCGAACGGGTTCCGTTTGTCCTCACCTGGGCTCCGAGCCACGTGGGGCGGCCGCATACTGTCGACGCCGCAGAAGTACTGGGCACCACTTACGCGTATTGGCGGGGCTGGGCCTCGCAATGCACAGTGGAGGGCCAGTACAAGGAAGCCGTGCTCCGTTCGCTGGTGACGCTGAAGGCCCTGACCTACGCTCCCACGGGCGGGATCGTGGCGGCCGTGACCACGTCGCTGCCGGAACAACCGGGCGGGCCCCGTAACTGGGACTACCGCTACTGCTGGCTCCGGGATGCCACCATGACGCTCCAGGCGCTCCTGGCTGCCGGCTACACCGCCGAAGCGGCCGCCTGGCGGGACTGGCTGCTCCGGGCCGTGGCCGGCGACCCGTCAGACCTCCAGATCATGTACGGGATCCACGGTGAACGGCGCCTTCCGGAAATGGAGCTGCCCTGGCTGAAGGGCTACGAGAACTCCACGCCGGTGCGCATTGGCAACGGCGCTGCCGAACAGCTCCAGCTGGATGTGTGGGGTGAGGTGCTGGACTGCCTTGCGCTCACCCGCAACTCCCTGCTGACGCACTCCGATGAGGCGTGGGACCTCCAGATTGCGCTGATGGAGCACCTGGAGACCATCTGGGACCAGCCCGACAACGGGCTCTGGGAAATGCGGGGGCCGCGCCGGCACTTCACGCACTCGAAGGTGATGGCCTGGGTTGCAGCGGACCGGATGGTGAAGGGCGTGCGCGACTCAGGGCTGCCCGGGCCGGTGGAGCGCTGGGAAAAACTGCGGGACACCATCCGCCGGGATGTGATGGCCAACGGGTTCGACGCCAAACGCAACACTTTTGTACAGTCCTACGGGCGGCCGGAACTGGACGCGAGCCTGCTGCTGATTCCACGGGTGGGCTTCCTGCCGGCGGACGATCCCCGGGTGATCGGGACCATCGAGGCCATCCAGCGGGAGCTGACCGAGGACGGATTCGTGCTCCGCTACCGCCCGGCCGATTCGGACGACGGGCTGCCGGGCGATGAGGGCGTCTTCCTGGCTTGTTCATTCTGGCTGGTGGAAGCGCTGCTGGGTGCCGGCCGCCACGAAGAATCCCGGAAGCTGTTCGAGCGGCTCCTGGACCTGCGCAACGACGTGGGGCTCCTGAGTGAGGAATGGGGCGTCCGGCTTGGCCGGCAGCTCGGAAATACACCCCAGGCCTTCAGTCACTTCGCCCTTGTGACTAGCGCTTTGGAGCTGCATCAGGATACGGTTCGGCGAAGTGACACCCCCATTCCACCGGAAACGGCAGAAACGCGCTGA
- a CDS encoding DUF72 domain-containing protein, which produces MAIHIGTSGWSYDHWENVLYPPKLPVKDRLQHYVARFHTVELNASFYRWPRDTTFAGWNQRLPAGFSMSVKAPRGLTHARKLNEPEVWLERITRCWHELADKRAVLLVQLPPGMERDDARLDYFLAAVPDWIRVTVEFRHPSWECSEVFALLERHQAAYCIMSGANLPCILRTTAPFAYVRLHGPDHQHLYAGSYSDADLQWWADRIREWAGNGLDVYAYFNNDGGGNAVRNAETLRGILGEG; this is translated from the coding sequence ATGGCAATCCACATCGGAACCTCAGGGTGGAGCTACGACCACTGGGAAAACGTCCTGTATCCGCCCAAGCTGCCCGTGAAGGACAGGCTGCAGCATTACGTGGCCCGGTTCCATACCGTTGAACTCAACGCCAGCTTCTACCGCTGGCCCCGCGACACCACCTTTGCCGGCTGGAACCAACGGCTTCCCGCCGGGTTCAGCATGTCTGTCAAGGCACCCCGCGGACTGACCCACGCCAGGAAGCTGAACGAACCGGAGGTCTGGCTGGAGCGCATCACCCGGTGCTGGCACGAGCTCGCTGACAAGCGGGCAGTCCTGCTGGTCCAGCTGCCGCCCGGCATGGAACGGGACGATGCCCGGCTGGACTACTTCCTCGCCGCAGTGCCGGACTGGATCCGGGTGACCGTGGAGTTCCGGCACCCGAGCTGGGAATGTTCCGAGGTGTTTGCCCTGCTGGAGCGGCATCAGGCAGCATACTGCATCATGAGCGGCGCCAACCTACCCTGCATCCTTCGGACCACCGCCCCCTTCGCCTACGTGCGGCTGCACGGCCCGGACCACCAGCACCTCTACGCGGGCTCCTACTCCGATGCGGACCTGCAGTGGTGGGCCGACCGGATCCGCGAGTGGGCGGGCAACGGCCTGGACGTCTACGCCTATTTCAATAACGACGGCGGCGGGAACGCCGTGCGGAACGCCGAGACCCTGCGCGGGATCCTTGGCGAAGGGTAA
- a CDS encoding App1 family protein, which translates to MDSAPKDSPQNTAPAFSPDALSGNQVFRLAHWLSDAVNSVRIRLARRWKFDPQTVVYQGYGSTSQVRVLGRVLLTQKPLPGSKADHAARNGNQNVRGWRAFTSVPLQFTDVEISIGDVVTHVRADRGGLIDTEVDVRLSPGWHTAILRAEGTEPAEALIHVIAPDVKFGIVSDIDDTVMVTALPRPFLALWNTFVLSERARMATPGMAVLLDRLTVEHPDAPVVYLSTGPWNAAPTLARFLSRNMYPAGALLLTDWGLTQDRWFRSGQDHKLRNLERLAKEFPDMRWLLIGDNGQHDEAIYSRFAQDNPDKVAAIAIRQLSISESVFAGGHSEDGDHTTSRVPWIYSPDGAGIAKQLAMLGVLQR; encoded by the coding sequence ATGGACTCGGCTCCGAAGGATTCTCCACAGAACACAGCGCCCGCCTTTTCTCCGGACGCACTCTCCGGGAACCAGGTGTTCCGGCTCGCGCACTGGCTCTCGGACGCCGTTAACTCGGTTCGGATCCGGCTGGCCAGGCGCTGGAAGTTCGATCCCCAGACCGTGGTGTACCAGGGTTACGGCTCCACCAGCCAGGTGCGGGTGCTGGGCCGGGTGCTGCTCACGCAGAAGCCGCTGCCGGGGAGCAAAGCCGATCATGCGGCGCGCAATGGCAACCAGAACGTCCGCGGCTGGCGTGCCTTCACCAGTGTTCCGCTGCAATTTACCGACGTCGAAATCAGCATCGGCGATGTTGTCACCCATGTCCGGGCGGACCGGGGCGGACTGATCGATACCGAGGTGGACGTCCGGCTTTCGCCCGGCTGGCACACGGCCATCCTGCGGGCGGAAGGTACTGAGCCTGCCGAGGCGCTGATCCACGTCATCGCGCCGGACGTGAAGTTCGGCATCGTCTCGGATATCGATGACACCGTGATGGTGACGGCGCTGCCCCGGCCTTTCCTGGCCCTCTGGAACACTTTTGTGCTGAGCGAACGGGCCCGCATGGCCACGCCCGGCATGGCGGTGCTGCTGGACCGGCTTACCGTTGAACACCCGGACGCACCGGTGGTCTACCTGTCCACCGGCCCCTGGAACGCAGCGCCCACGCTGGCCCGCTTCCTGAGCCGCAACATGTACCCGGCCGGAGCCCTGCTGCTGACGGACTGGGGCCTGACGCAGGACCGCTGGTTCCGCAGCGGCCAGGACCACAAGCTGCGCAACCTCGAGCGGCTCGCCAAGGAATTCCCGGACATGCGCTGGCTGCTCATCGGCGACAACGGCCAGCACGATGAAGCGATCTACTCACGCTTCGCGCAGGACAACCCGGACAAGGTTGCCGCCATCGCCATCCGCCAACTGTCCATCAGCGAGTCCGTATTCGCAGGTGGCCACTCCGAGGACGGGGACCACACCACGTCCCGGGTGCCGTGGATCTACTCCCCTGATGGCGCCGGGATCGCCAAACAGCTGGCCATGCTGGGCGTCCTCCAGCGTTGA
- a CDS encoding GH1 family beta-glucosidase, protein MHISARDLAARIPQGFTLGVATAAFQIEGALEEDGRGPAGWDAFAAKPGAIVEDQSPKVACDHYHRMPQDVALMKQLGVDSYRFSFAWPRIQPTGSGPANRAGLAFYDRLLDELLANGISPMATIYHWDTPLALDEDGGWMNRDTAYRLGEYAGILAEAFGDRVARWVTINEPATVSTNGYTLGLHSPGKELLLGAFPTVHHQLLGHGLAVQALRAAKVPGEIGMTNVYSPMVPNSINPLDYLSAGLMDLAQNRLYADPVLTGKYPDVIRAAKFFSSFEHPEQDMELISQPLDFYGLNYYMPTKVAVGPGGGAVPASMAEAMGSDLNAAGSGGTPFHVETWPEADITSYGWPVKPEYMAVALKEMAERYPNLPPVILTEGGASFEDIIVRDKSTNTRFIPDERRLKYLSDHLDAALRATAPGGVAESIDLRGYYVWSLMDNFEWSAGYNQPFGLLHVDFETLERTPKASYFWYQELIEERDLAAAADVAIAAAVAPEGLDPEVLDAESPDDGVAPLGASA, encoded by the coding sequence ATGCACATCTCCGCCAGGGACCTCGCCGCACGCATCCCGCAGGGGTTCACGCTTGGGGTTGCCACGGCAGCGTTCCAGATCGAAGGCGCCCTGGAGGAGGACGGCCGCGGACCCGCGGGCTGGGATGCGTTTGCGGCCAAGCCCGGCGCCATCGTAGAGGACCAAAGCCCGAAAGTGGCCTGCGACCATTACCACCGAATGCCCCAGGACGTCGCCCTCATGAAGCAGCTGGGCGTTGACTCGTACCGGTTCTCGTTCGCCTGGCCGCGCATCCAGCCCACCGGCAGCGGTCCGGCAAACCGGGCCGGCCTGGCCTTTTACGACCGGCTCCTGGACGAACTCCTGGCCAACGGAATCTCGCCCATGGCCACCATCTACCACTGGGACACACCCCTGGCCTTGGACGAGGACGGCGGGTGGATGAACCGGGACACCGCATACCGCCTGGGCGAGTACGCCGGCATCCTGGCCGAGGCCTTCGGCGACCGCGTCGCCCGCTGGGTGACCATCAACGAGCCGGCCACGGTGAGCACCAACGGTTACACACTCGGCCTGCATTCGCCGGGCAAGGAACTCCTCCTGGGTGCCTTCCCTACCGTCCACCACCAGCTGCTGGGGCACGGGCTCGCCGTGCAGGCGCTGCGCGCCGCGAAGGTGCCGGGCGAAATCGGCATGACGAATGTCTACTCGCCCATGGTCCCCAACTCCATCAACCCGCTGGACTACCTCAGTGCGGGCCTGATGGACCTGGCCCAGAACCGGCTCTACGCCGACCCCGTGCTCACCGGGAAATATCCGGACGTGATCCGGGCCGCCAAGTTCTTCAGCTCGTTCGAGCACCCCGAACAGGACATGGAACTCATTTCCCAGCCGCTCGATTTCTACGGGCTCAACTACTACATGCCAACCAAGGTGGCTGTGGGCCCGGGTGGCGGGGCGGTGCCGGCGAGCATGGCCGAGGCCATGGGCAGCGACCTCAACGCAGCCGGCAGTGGAGGCACCCCCTTCCACGTGGAAACCTGGCCGGAAGCGGACATCACGTCCTACGGCTGGCCCGTGAAACCGGAATACATGGCGGTCGCGCTGAAGGAGATGGCCGAACGCTACCCAAACCTGCCGCCCGTCATCCTTACCGAGGGCGGGGCCAGCTTCGAGGACATCATCGTCCGGGACAAGTCCACCAACACCCGGTTCATTCCCGACGAGCGGCGCCTGAAATACCTCTCCGACCACCTTGACGCAGCGCTGCGCGCTACCGCCCCGGGTGGTGTGGCTGAGTCGATTGACCTGCGCGGCTACTACGTGTGGTCCCTGATGGACAATTTCGAGTGGTCCGCGGGCTACAACCAGCCGTTCGGGCTGCTGCACGTGGACTTCGAAACCCTGGAGCGCACCCCCAAGGCCTCCTACTTCTGGTACCAGGAGCTCATCGAGGAGCGCGACCTTGCCGCCGCGGCGGACGTTGCCATCGCGGCGGCCGTCGCGCCCGAAGGGCTCGATCCGGAGGTCCTGGATGCAGAATCGCCCGACGACGGCGTGGCCCCGTTGGGTGCCAGCGCCTAG
- a CDS encoding J domain-containing protein, which translates to MSEIPDHYAALRVPRDATQQQISRAYRALMRSRHPDLDMGRANAGGQDPVAELPAPDGELLRIMQAFAVLRDPARRAAYDREAKAVPAASASGTARDIPVRKVQRRSGPSGTTIRISPVHWESGPWA; encoded by the coding sequence ATGAGCGAGATCCCGGACCACTACGCGGCGCTGCGTGTCCCGCGGGACGCCACGCAGCAACAGATTTCGCGCGCCTACCGGGCCCTGATGCGCAGTCGCCACCCGGACCTGGATATGGGCAGGGCAAATGCAGGCGGGCAGGATCCGGTGGCGGAACTGCCGGCACCCGACGGGGAACTGCTGCGGATCATGCAGGCCTTCGCCGTCCTGCGCGATCCGGCCCGGCGGGCAGCCTACGACCGTGAGGCAAAGGCGGTGCCGGCAGCATCGGCGTCGGGAACCGCGCGGGATATTCCGGTGCGCAAAGTCCAACGCCGGAGCGGACCTTCCGGGACCACCATCAGGATCAGTCCCGTGCACTGGGAAAGCGGACCCTGGGCGTAG
- a CDS encoding Hsp20/alpha crystallin family protein — MLMRTDPFRELDRLTQQVFGTSARPAAMPMDAWQEDGEFVVAFDLPGVKPDSLDLNVERNVLTVRAERQDPTQPNVELVASERPRGVFNRQLILGDTLDTDNIKASYDQGVLTLRIPVAEQAKPRKIEIQSQQGEMQEIGS, encoded by the coding sequence ATGTTGATGCGCACCGACCCGTTCCGTGAGCTGGACCGGCTCACGCAGCAGGTTTTCGGAACCTCTGCCCGCCCGGCTGCCATGCCCATGGATGCCTGGCAGGAGGACGGGGAGTTTGTTGTTGCCTTTGATCTTCCGGGCGTTAAGCCCGATTCGCTGGACCTGAACGTTGAGCGCAACGTCCTTACGGTTCGCGCCGAACGCCAGGACCCCACGCAGCCCAACGTGGAGCTGGTGGCGTCTGAGCGTCCCCGCGGTGTTTTCAACCGCCAGCTGATCCTGGGCGACACGCTGGACACGGACAATATCAAGGCCAGCTACGACCAGGGAGTCCTGACGCTGAGGATCCCTGTGGCGGAGCAGGCCAAGCCACGCAAGATCGAAATCCAGAGCCAGCAGGGTGAAATGCAGGAGATCGGAAGCTAG
- a CDS encoding MerR family transcriptional regulator — translation MAEQEAGRGPAPAKGRALYAISVAAELAGTGQQNIRLYETRGLLTPSRTSGGTRQYSDADIAVLLRIGELLEQGLNLAGVAKVLELEETNLKLHRALKRARSRPRS, via the coding sequence ATGGCAGAGCAGGAAGCAGGACGGGGCCCGGCGCCCGCGAAGGGGCGTGCACTGTATGCCATTTCAGTTGCGGCGGAACTGGCAGGCACCGGCCAGCAGAATATCCGCCTTTACGAGACGCGGGGCCTGCTGACTCCGTCCCGCACTTCCGGTGGCACCCGGCAGTACAGCGATGCCGACATCGCCGTGCTGCTAAGGATCGGCGAACTCCTTGAGCAGGGCCTGAACCTCGCCGGTGTCGCCAAAGTGCTGGAGTTGGAGGAAACCAACCTCAAACTCCACCGGGCCTTGAAACGGGCCCGGTCCCGGCCGCGCTCTTGA
- a CDS encoding phosphatase PAP2 family protein, with amino-acid sequence MDVPVGQQGSAGSGSSGKSRGRWQSFHDKFVVEERYVDPADRRRLYRAAAILVVVGLAIFLATLVSVVQADGLSAADGPVRDWLLGLRSQTLTVVMIFLAIVFGPIALPIIVLVVVVAWGFAAKHAWCPVVLASAMLSGVIISQIILQIVRRSRPPVEQMLFGIDHTFSFPSGHVLGACDFLLVGTFLIFSRRKNRKAAVSGFIGAGIGVVLASVSRLYLGYHWLSDALASVSLSLAILGAVIALDTWRTARIPGERITGELSKAETPRE; translated from the coding sequence ATGGACGTGCCGGTGGGACAGCAGGGATCAGCAGGCTCCGGAAGCAGCGGGAAAAGCAGGGGCAGATGGCAGAGCTTCCATGACAAGTTCGTGGTGGAGGAGCGCTATGTGGACCCGGCCGACAGGCGCAGGCTCTACCGCGCGGCTGCCATCCTGGTGGTGGTGGGGCTGGCAATCTTCCTCGCCACCCTCGTCAGCGTGGTCCAGGCCGACGGCCTCTCCGCTGCCGACGGGCCCGTGCGCGACTGGCTGCTCGGGCTGAGGTCCCAGACGCTGACAGTCGTCATGATCTTCCTGGCCATAGTCTTTGGTCCGATTGCCCTGCCCATCATCGTGCTGGTGGTGGTGGTCGCGTGGGGATTCGCGGCCAAGCATGCGTGGTGTCCCGTCGTCCTGGCGTCCGCGATGCTCTCCGGCGTGATCATTTCGCAGATCATCCTCCAGATTGTGCGCCGGTCCCGCCCGCCGGTGGAGCAAATGCTTTTTGGCATCGACCACACCTTCTCGTTCCCCTCCGGACACGTCCTCGGGGCCTGCGATTTCCTGCTGGTGGGCACGTTTTTGATCTTCTCCCGGCGGAAGAACAGGAAGGCCGCGGTTTCCGGGTTTATCGGAGCGGGGATCGGCGTTGTGCTGGCCTCCGTCAGCCGGTTGTACCTGGGCTATCACTGGCTCAGCGACGCGCTCGCCTCGGTCTCGTTGTCACTGGCGATCCTTGGCGCAGTCATCGCCCTGGACACCTGGCGGACGGCAAGGATTCCGGGCGAGCGGATTACCGGCGAACTCTCGAAGGCTGAAACACCGCGGGAATGA
- a CDS encoding DNA alkylation repair protein translates to MTGEFAIRRLLAKDPDRALEAIRELTADPDEHVRRLASGGTRPYLPWAVRVPVLVERPEATLPILDALYRDSSEYVRRSVANHLNDLARHAPDAVVATARRWLSAADSNTKWV, encoded by the coding sequence ATGACCGGCGAATTCGCCATCCGGCGCCTCCTCGCCAAGGACCCGGACCGCGCCCTGGAAGCAATCCGGGAGTTGACGGCGGACCCGGATGAGCATGTGCGCCGCCTGGCGAGCGGGGGCACCCGGCCCTATCTGCCGTGGGCGGTGCGCGTTCCCGTCCTCGTCGAGCGCCCGGAAGCCACCCTCCCCATTCTTGATGCCCTGTACCGGGATTCCTCAGAGTACGTGCGGCGCTCGGTGGCGAACCACCTCAACGACCTCGCCCGGCATGCCCCGGATGCTGTTGTTGCCACCGCCCGCCGCTGGCTCTCCGCAGCGGACAGCAACACAAAGTGGGTGTAG
- a CDS encoding S8 family serine peptidase, with the protein MLSAAAVLVSAVALSASTVPASAAPPADAGAARYIVQYAANADVAAEAAGLRAQGVAVGRTFSHAVRGAVITASSAQAAALARSGRVVSMEMDLPVSVSATEQPAPWGLDRIDQKSLPLSGSYSWTSSGAGVTAYVVDTGVLASHTDFGGRVAAGWSAVADGLGSSDCNGHGTHVAGSVAGSSYGVAKAATVVPVRVLDCNGSGYNSDVVAGLDWVAANHAAGTPAVANLSLGGGASTAVDAAIQAVINDGVTAVVAAGNSAVDACTSSPARVPAAVTVAASDSADRQASFSNFGSCVDIYAPGVAITSAYYTSATATASMSGTSMASPHVAGAAALLLSQNPALTPAQVAAALVSNATAGVITGATSGTPNRLLFAAAVAAAPAPAPAPVAPAPTVTAVTPGADATAVTAGTSVTATFSAAVQGVTSGTFLLKNAAGSTIPATVTYNATTRTATLDPAASLATDTTYTATLVGGTSAIRDSAGTPLASTSWSFLTGPAPAVTSITPGSNALLVRRANNISVTFNEAVQGVTGTTFTIKNAATGALVPASVYRNGTTNQWILDPAQPLGAKTKYTVTVTGGGAAVRDLAGNPFAGRSWQFTTGSF; encoded by the coding sequence ATGCTGTCCGCCGCAGCAGTGCTGGTTTCCGCCGTCGCGCTCTCCGCCTCTACCGTGCCTGCCTCGGCAGCTCCGCCGGCTGATGCCGGTGCCGCCCGCTACATCGTCCAGTACGCCGCGAACGCGGACGTGGCAGCAGAGGCGGCCGGACTCCGGGCCCAGGGCGTCGCCGTGGGGCGTACCTTCTCGCATGCCGTCCGTGGCGCCGTAATCACCGCCAGCAGCGCCCAGGCGGCGGCCCTGGCGCGCTCCGGCCGCGTGGTCTCGATGGAAATGGACCTCCCCGTCAGTGTTTCTGCCACCGAGCAGCCGGCACCGTGGGGCCTGGACCGCATCGACCAGAAGTCCTTGCCCCTGTCCGGGTCCTACTCCTGGACCTCGTCCGGTGCCGGCGTGACGGCCTACGTGGTGGACACGGGCGTCCTGGCCTCGCACACCGATTTCGGCGGCCGGGTGGCCGCAGGCTGGTCTGCCGTGGCCGACGGTCTCGGCTCGAGCGACTGCAACGGGCACGGCACGCACGTCGCCGGCTCAGTGGCGGGCTCCAGCTACGGTGTGGCGAAGGCTGCCACCGTAGTGCCCGTGCGGGTGCTCGACTGCAATGGTTCCGGCTACAACTCCGATGTGGTGGCCGGGCTCGACTGGGTGGCCGCCAACCACGCCGCCGGGACGCCGGCCGTCGCCAACCTGAGCCTGGGCGGCGGCGCGAGCACCGCTGTGGACGCGGCCATCCAGGCAGTAATAAACGACGGCGTCACCGCGGTGGTTGCCGCCGGCAACTCTGCCGTGGACGCCTGCACCAGTTCTCCCGCCCGGGTTCCCGCCGCCGTAACCGTCGCGGCCAGCGACTCTGCCGACCGGCAGGCCTCCTTCTCCAACTTCGGCTCCTGCGTGGACATCTACGCGCCTGGTGTCGCAATCACCTCCGCCTACTACACCTCGGCCACGGCCACGGCCTCGATGTCCGGGACCTCAATGGCCTCGCCGCATGTGGCAGGAGCCGCAGCGCTGCTGCTGTCCCAGAACCCGGCACTCACTCCGGCGCAGGTGGCTGCAGCGCTGGTATCCAACGCCACCGCCGGGGTAATCACCGGCGCAACCAGCGGCACGCCCAACCGGCTGCTCTTCGCTGCTGCAGTTGCTGCAGCGCCCGCACCGGCTCCAGCACCGGTTGCCCCAGCGCCTACCGTCACTGCTGTCACGCCGGGAGCCGATGCCACAGCCGTGACGGCCGGAACCAGCGTCACGGCCACCTTCAGCGCCGCGGTCCAGGGTGTCACCAGCGGGACGTTCCTGCTCAAGAACGCGGCAGGCAGCACCATCCCCGCCACCGTCACCTACAACGCAACCACGCGCACGGCCACCCTTGATCCGGCCGCCAGCCTGGCCACCGACACAACCTACACAGCGACCCTGGTGGGCGGAACCTCGGCCATCCGGGACAGCGCGGGCACTCCGCTGGCCTCCACCAGTTGGAGCTTCCTCACCGGGCCCGCGCCCGCAGTCACGAGCATCACCCCCGGCAGCAACGCGCTGCTGGTGCGCCGGGCCAACAACATCAGCGTCACCTTTAACGAGGCTGTCCAGGGCGTCACCGGAACCACCTTCACCATCAAGAACGCTGCCACCGGGGCCCTGGTGCCGGCCTCCGTATACCGGAACGGGACCACGAACCAGTGGATCCTTGACCCCGCACAGCCGCTGGGCGCCAAAACCAAGTACACCGTGACCGTGACCGGGGGCGGTGCCGCAGTGCGCGACCTCGCAGGGAACCCCTTCGCCGGCCGGAGCTGGCAGTTCACCACGGGTTCCTTCTAG